CGGTATGGGCTCAATCATGGGTGCGATTTTGACTGGCTTGGGCTTGGGCTTGGTTGAGGGTCTTACTAAGGTCTTCTATCCCGAGGCTTCAGGAGTTGTTATTTTTGTGATCATGGCAATTGTTCTCTTGATTCGTCCTGCCGGACTTTTTGGGCGGGAGAAATAATTATGAACTCCAAAACAAAACTGCTTTACGCTATTTTGGTTTTAATTGCACTGATCTTGCCTTTTCAAGATTTCATCTATCTTGTTTTTGCAATGAAGGTTTTGTGCTTCGCTCTTTTTGCTTGCGCATTTAATTTGTTGCTTGGCTTTACTGGTCTTTTGTCTTTTGGGCATGCAGCATTTTTTGGAACCGCTGCATACATTACAGCTTATTTCTGTAAAGAGGCTGGGTTTTCGCCAGAGCTCGGCATTCTCTTGGGTGTAGTTGGATCGGGCGTGCTCGGCTTCCTGATTGGATCTCTCGCAATTCGTCGTCAGGGTATTTATTTTGCGATGGTTACTTTGGCCCTTTCTCAAATGGTTTATTTCTTGGCCGTGCAGCTTCCTTATACAGGCGGCGAAGATGGTATTCAGGGTGTGCCTCGCGGAATGCTATTTGGTTTGATTGATCTCAAAGATGACGTTGCCATGTATTACTTTGTCTTGGCCGTTTTCTTGTTTGGATTTGCGCTCATCATGAGAGCGGTTCACTCCCCCTTTGGTCAGGTCTTAAAAGCCATTCGCGAGAATGAGCCGCGCGCGATTTCTTTAGGTTACGATGTTGACCGTTTCAAATTAATGTCTTTTGTTATCTCCGCAACGCTTGCAGGCTTGGCTGGCTCAATGAAGTCTTTAGTGTTCCAGTTGGCAACTTTGACCGATGTTCATTGGCATATGTCTGGTGAAGTGGTGTTGATGACTTTGCTTGGCGGCATGGGAACAATTTTGGGCCCTGTAGTTGGTGCGGGCATTGTTGTTGGTTTGCAAAACTATCTCGCCAATATTGGATCTTGGAGCACTATCGCAACAGGATTTATTTTCGTAATTTGTGTGTTGGCGTTTCGTCGTGGTGTTGTTGGTGAAATTGTTGCGCATCTCAAAAATAAAAACTAAGAAACAAAAACTTTATTTTTGTTTTCCTCTTATTATTTAGTTTTTAGTGTGGCGCGTTTAGCGCCACACTCATTTGAATAAAAAGAAAACGAAGAGACTCCCATCGAATTTTCCATTTACATTTGGCCTCTGCTATTGGCGATGGCTTTTTTTGCTGGCCTAGTAGACGCTGTTGCTGGCGGCGGCGGTTTGATTCAGGTGCCGGCGCTTTTTACCGCATATCCAGACGCCCCTCCAGCCACTCTGCTCTCTACCAATAAGGTTTCTGCGGTAGGCGGAACCATGAATGCTGCTCGTAGATATTTGCGACACGTGTCGCTTCCATGGGCGGTGGTTGGCCCGGCAATTGTTGCTGGATTTGTTGGTTCTCTATTGGGTGCGAATGCCGTAAGCAACTTTCCAGCAGAGCCATTGCGCAAAGCTTTGCCTTTTGTTTTATTGCTTTTGTTGTTGTACACCTGGTTTCAGCCATCACTTGGAGAGATTCATGCGCCCAAAGGCATAAATCGATTTCAACAATTAAAGGGTGTTTTGCTGGGATTAACTATTGGTTTTTATGATGGCTTTTTTGGTCCCGGAACCGGTAGCTTTTTGCTATTTGGATTTGTGCGCTTTTTTGGCTTTGACTTTTTGCATGCTTCTGCCGCAACCAAGTTAGTTAACGTAGCCACCAATCTTGCCGCCATATTGCTGCTGGCAAGCTTTGGTCAAATTAATTGGACTCTTGGATTCGCCATGATGGTGGCCAATATTGCAGGCAGCCAGTTTGGCAGTCGTCTAGCAATCAAACATGGAAGCGCCTTTGTCAGAAAAGCTTTTTTGCTTATTGTTAGTGTATTAATCCTGAAGTCTGCATGGAACGCATATTTCATTAATTAAATCAAGTACTTAGAATTTAGCCGTTTAATTTCTAAAGAATTCCACATGTTTTGTTTCACGTGAAACAAACAAAATGCTATGATCATCGCCCTATCTAAGGCAAATCATGCGTTATTCCAAAAGTTTCGATGTCATTGTTGTGGGCGGCGGTCATGCCGGGACAGAGGCTGCGCTAGCTTCGGCGCGCATGGGATGTGACACGCTTTTAATTACCCATAGCATTGAAAATTTAGGTGCGATGAGTTGCAACCCCTCGATTGGGGGAATTGGCAAAGGCCACCTAGTTAAAGAAATCGATGCCATGGGTGGGGCTATGGCCGCAGCCACTGATGAGGCTGGAATTCAGTTTCGAATTCTCAACTCTAGCAAGGGACCGGCCGTTAGAGCCACACGAGCCCAAGGCGATCGAGTTTTGTATAAGGCGGCCATTCGCCGTCGTTTGGAAAATCAACCAAATTTAAGTTTATTTCAGGCAGCCGTTGATGACCTTTTGGTAAAGGGCGATGAAGTCCAGGGTATTGTTACTCAAATGGGCCTGGAATTTATGGCCAAAAAAGTTGTGCTTACGGCAGGAACATTCTTGGATGGAAAGATCCACGTTGGCCTGAATAACTATGCCGGCGGAAGAGCTGGAGATCCCGCAGCAGTTTCTTTATCTGCTCGACTTAAAGAGTTAAAGCTTCCTCAGGGCCGGCTAAAGACAGGCACCCCACCCCGCATTGATGGCCGAACAATTGATTTTTCCGTCATGCTGGAGCAGCCTGGGGACTTGGATCCAGTACCTGTATTTTCATTTTTAGGGCGTCCAGAGCAACACCCCAAACAGGTTCCTTGCTGGATTTCACATACAAATGAGAAGACCCATGACATTATTCGTGGTGGTTTAGACCGCTCCCCAATGTATACCGGGGTAATCGAAGGGGTTGGACCACGTTATTGCCCCT
This DNA window, taken from Polynucleobacter sp. MWH-UH25E, encodes the following:
- a CDS encoding branched-chain amino acid ABC transporter permease, which codes for MNSKTKLLYAILVLIALILPFQDFIYLVFAMKVLCFALFACAFNLLLGFTGLLSFGHAAFFGTAAYITAYFCKEAGFSPELGILLGVVGSGVLGFLIGSLAIRRQGIYFAMVTLALSQMVYFLAVQLPYTGGEDGIQGVPRGMLFGLIDLKDDVAMYYFVLAVFLFGFALIMRAVHSPFGQVLKAIRENEPRAISLGYDVDRFKLMSFVISATLAGLAGSMKSLVFQLATLTDVHWHMSGEVVLMTLLGGMGTILGPVVGAGIVVGLQNYLANIGSWSTIATGFIFVICVLAFRRGVVGEIVAHLKNKN
- a CDS encoding TSUP family transporter, whose protein sequence is MAFFAGLVDAVAGGGGLIQVPALFTAYPDAPPATLLSTNKVSAVGGTMNAARRYLRHVSLPWAVVGPAIVAGFVGSLLGANAVSNFPAEPLRKALPFVLLLLLLYTWFQPSLGEIHAPKGINRFQQLKGVLLGLTIGFYDGFFGPGTGSFLLFGFVRFFGFDFLHASAATKLVNVATNLAAILLLASFGQINWTLGFAMMVANIAGSQFGSRLAIKHGSAFVRKAFLLIVSVLILKSAWNAYFIN